Genomic window (Candidatus Effluviviaceae Genus I sp.):
CGCGGGCCGACGACCGGCGGTCGGTCAGGAGCATCCGCGACCGCATGTACACGCGCTGGACGCTCCTGCCCGGCCCGCGCGATCTGCGGCGCGGCCGCCCTCGGTAGGCAGCCCTTCCTCGGTGAACGTGTCCTCGGAACGTCGGGAGACGCGCGGACGGGCGGCGATCGTCACAGGCCGCGAACGAGGCACTCCTCGACCGCGCCCGCCGCCATCTTCTGAAACTCCTCCAACCGCTCCGGGTTGTACGGAGTCTCTTCGAGGAACTCCGGGTCGATCGTGGTCCGGGGCTTGTAGTTCTGGATGACGAATCGCCGCGCGCCCCTGATCTGCTCGGCGATCCTCGTGAGGTCCGTCGCGCGGTGCAGCGCCGGCACGACGGTCGTGCGGAACTCGTAGTCCACCTTGCCGTCCAGAAGCAGATCCACGCTGTCGCGGACCCGCTCCACCAGACGCGCGTCGGTGATCCCCGCGCTCCTCGAGTATGACTCGAAGTCCAGCGGCGCCTTGACGTCCATCGCGACGTAGTCGACCAGGTCCCGCCGTATGAGCGTCTCGATGAGGTCGGGGAATGAGCCGTTGGTGTCCAGCTTGACGCGCACGCCGGCCCCGCGCAGGAGCTCGGCGAGCTCGGGCAGGTCGCGGTGGGTGCACGGCTCACCGCCGGAGATCACGGCCCCGTCGAGGAAGTCGTTCTGCTCCTTCACGTACGCGAGGACCTCGGCGACGCCGACGGTCTCGTACTCGTCGGGGAAGAGCACGAGGCCGGAGTTGTGGCAGTACGGACAACGGAAGTTGCAGCCGGAGACGTAGAGCGTGGTCGCGACCATGCCGTCCCAGTCGACGAGGGACATGCGGTCGAAGCCCTTGATGCCGAACTTCACGGTCGCTCTCCCGGGTCAGGTCGAGCCTCATGATACAACTTCCCGTCGTGAAGCACAAGCGTCAAGAGCTTCCTGCTCACGAGGTCCGCGAGAATCTCCTCCGCGCGCGCGCGCGTTGTCCCGAGCGCGT
Coding sequences:
- a CDS encoding anaerobic ribonucleoside-triphosphate reductase activating protein, whose amino-acid sequence is MKFGIKGFDRMSLVDWDGMVATTLYVSGCNFRCPYCHNSGLVLFPDEYETVGVAEVLAYVKEQNDFLDGAVISGGEPCTHRDLPELAELLRGAGVRVKLDTNGSFPDLIETLIRRDLVDYVAMDVKAPLDFESYSRSAGITDARLVERVRDSVDLLLDGKVDYEFRTTVVPALHRATDLTRIAEQIRGARRFVIQNYKPRTTIDPEFLEETPYNPERLEEFQKMAAGAVEECLVRGL